From one Anaerococcus prevotii DSM 20548 genomic stretch:
- a CDS encoding ArsR/SmtB family transcription factor, translating to MNDSLKNIDDTTLIDLADLFKVFADSTRMRIMYRLLAGRMNVGDIAQALDMSQSAISHQLKYLKEVNLVKSKRDGKSMLYYLSDDHVKTIIQTGLEHIEE from the coding sequence TGAATGATTCGTTAAAAAATATTGATGATACTACCCTAATTGATTTGGCAGATCTCTTCAAGGTCTTTGCCGACTCGACTAGGATGAGGATAATGTATAGGTTACTTGCTGGAAGGATGAACGTCGGTGACATAGCCCAGGCTCTCGATATGAGCCAATCCGCTATCTCCCACCAGCTCAAATACCTTAAAGAAGTTAATTTAGTTAAAAGCAAGAGGGATGGCAAGTCTATGCTTTACTATCTCTCAGATGACCACGTTAAGACAATTATACAAACAGGATTAGAACATATAGAGGAGTAA
- a CDS encoding cation transporter: MKKKFKIQGLQCANCGNKIEGEIKKLDGVIDANVSFLTEKAKIELEDDANVDEILEKANEIAGRIEPGCQFIAK; encoded by the coding sequence ATGAAAAAGAAATTTAAAATTCAAGGACTACAATGTGCAAACTGCGGCAACAAGATCGAAGGAGAAATCAAAAAGCTAGATGGAGTAATAGATGCTAATGTATCCTTCCTTACAGAAAAGGCCAAAATCGAACTAGAAGATGACGCCAATGTGGACGAGATTTTAGAAAAGGCAAACGAGATTGCTGGAAGAATCGAGCCAGGTTGCCAATTTATAGCTAAATAG
- a CDS encoding heavy metal translocating P-type ATPase, whose amino-acid sequence MFKNITKEHRDRLNELIILALLGAFLQLMSMFFYLGSFRKWAFLILYILSAKEVLLKAFKGIRRGSALDENFLMALATITAFIIGEYVEAVAVMLFYSFGELFEDIATQRSRDNIKDLLDLVPDVANRINEDGSTEEVDLDDIEVGDIILVRDGEKIGVDGKVIEGTASLDTSSVTGESMPVSVDIGDEVISSSLVTDGIIKIEATTEFDDSVAARIMELIEDSAASKSDSEKFISRFARIYTPIVVALALALAIIPPVFMGGAWSDYLLRAATFLVLSCPCALVLSVPLSFMSGLGLASKNGILIKGSQYFEILDKAEVLLTDKTGTLTTGDFKIKDIKIEEGFDREEILNYLFNIENMTTHPIGRAISKELDREEKDLFEEIKNEKGLGVKAKSKDGKIIKVGSPKYLKIDDKKERAIYLSVDEKLAASVYIEDDIKEKSQETIAKLKDKFKEIAIVSGDNLAAVKDTADKLKLDSYYAQVMPDEKLKIMKTYQEKGEKTVFVGDGINDAPVLKNADVGISMGETASDLAIESSDILITNGEFSQIGKLVNIAGLTNTTVKQNVTFIMLVKIAILILGLFGHANMWMAIFGDVGVSIISILWAMRILKKKI is encoded by the coding sequence ATGTTTAAGAATATTACAAAAGAACACAGAGACAGATTAAACGAGCTCATAATCCTTGCTCTTTTGGGAGCCTTCCTACAGCTTATGAGTATGTTTTTCTACCTGGGCTCTTTCAGAAAATGGGCCTTCCTGATTCTTTACATCCTATCAGCCAAGGAAGTACTCCTTAAGGCCTTTAAGGGGATAAGACGAGGATCTGCCCTGGATGAGAACTTCCTCATGGCCCTTGCTACAATCACAGCCTTTATCATAGGCGAATACGTAGAGGCAGTAGCTGTTATGCTTTTCTATTCCTTCGGAGAACTATTCGAAGACATTGCCACCCAAAGATCAAGAGATAATATCAAAGACCTCCTAGACCTTGTTCCAGATGTGGCAAATAGGATAAATGAAGATGGCAGCACGGAAGAAGTCGACCTAGATGATATAGAAGTAGGAGATATAATCCTCGTCCGTGATGGAGAAAAAATCGGAGTAGACGGCAAGGTCATTGAAGGGACGGCAAGTCTTGATACATCTTCTGTTACAGGAGAGTCCATGCCAGTTTCTGTAGATATAGGAGATGAAGTAATTTCCTCATCCCTTGTTACAGATGGGATAATCAAAATCGAAGCTACGACAGAATTCGACGACTCTGTTGCAGCACGAATCATGGAACTAATCGAAGATTCCGCAGCAAGTAAGTCTGACAGCGAGAAGTTTATCTCTCGATTTGCAAGAATCTACACACCAATAGTCGTAGCCCTTGCCCTAGCTCTTGCCATCATACCACCCGTATTTATGGGAGGAGCATGGTCTGATTACCTCCTTCGTGCGGCGACCTTCCTAGTCCTTTCCTGCCCATGTGCCCTAGTTTTATCCGTTCCCCTATCCTTTATGTCAGGGCTGGGGCTTGCGAGCAAAAACGGAATCCTAATTAAGGGTAGCCAATATTTTGAAATCCTCGATAAGGCAGAAGTCCTTCTTACAGACAAGACTGGAACCCTAACTACAGGAGATTTCAAGATCAAGGATATAAAGATCGAAGAAGGCTTTGACCGTGAAGAAATCTTAAACTATCTCTTCAATATAGAAAACATGACCACCCATCCTATTGGAAGGGCTATAAGTAAAGAGCTTGATAGAGAAGAGAAAGACCTCTTTGAAGAGATCAAAAACGAGAAGGGCCTTGGTGTAAAGGCAAAAAGCAAAGATGGAAAAATTATCAAAGTTGGCTCTCCAAAATACCTCAAGATAGATGACAAAAAAGAAAGAGCCATTTATCTGTCAGTAGACGAGAAGCTTGCAGCAAGTGTCTATATAGAAGATGACATCAAGGAAAAATCCCAAGAAACAATTGCGAAACTTAAGGATAAATTTAAAGAAATAGCCATAGTATCAGGTGATAATCTCGCTGCAGTCAAGGATACAGCGGATAAGCTTAAGCTTGACAGTTACTACGCCCAAGTCATGCCTGATGAGAAGCTTAAAATAATGAAGACCTACCAGGAAAAGGGAGAAAAGACAGTCTTCGTAGGCGACGGTATAAATGATGCCCCAGTTCTCAAAAACGCCGATGTGGGAATATCTATGGGAGAAACTGCATCTGACCTTGCTATCGAATCCTCCGACATCCTCATAACCAACGGAGAGTTTTCACAAATAGGAAAGCTAGTCAATATTGCAGGACTTACCAACACAACAGTAAAACAAAATGTAACATTTATAATGCTTGTGAAAATCGCAATCCTAATCCTAGGCCTATTCGGCCACGCCAACATGTGGATGGCAATTTTCGGCGACGTAGGAGTTTCAATCATATCCATCCTTTGGGCAATGAGAATATTAAAAAAGAAAATATAA
- a CDS encoding Rib/alpha-like domain-containing protein yields the protein MDTNDKLVKIIEYKKLKGSIRKPKYATRKLSIGLVSCMLGYALLVSPTSVEATEGNANAKTEVVERGDIEEVETPDEGEAKVEVPVATPEPDEEVITEADNFNAELEKLTAKVGDSSIDYKKAIKNLPEDAKLTVKAPADTKEAGEKTVEATITFADGSEKDLKITVDVKAEEKLEKSNDGADKKEVPTEEQRKQDLANYLTRIEKSTNQEEIDAILEEAADKYKDIDFAPLLNAGIQISEKTEPQALKESNPDEKEFTEAKAKENWDQELKDKGYWKLAEGQRFRRVSASDPVSIYDINYDGTFADAEGNTNLRFIYNELNGVGSGVWHRIVVNFGDLTDKIDFEKSYVVGEDGKTTEKFYDVNGEKRLDITKLYSGPRAGKRVNFPMNIVLKDGKSINEIPKENYIVQLRLVNKARPNVAEGTEIYTYAPKGTSVDYSSYTKVTSVDLSDNISSTVLEGPKQEKGERIAIQRSYMSEFIANPKEYDDSTQIGILRTEYLGKRGGSIGENIKDVDGKPIGFAQVFDAKLVDYLKEDTNGNVAYTNVLTNDRKQGSWVKKIGIKKADITIKDGLAYVVIARNDSVNAFKNNEIKAVGVPTLDQYINQSGIYFSSIDYLIDKTKLNEEFTPGKRKTDFSMAAGWVEPNTKGWTIFEKTFDEDFVVPKGEKYTINTTNVPEGGQVIIQVGDKNQAILRNKQGYYNSTVSFWKQGVDSVDETSPGTYEFTLREGATIKKGEGIRVLLPDTPDHTSPVSFVNQHNADGGTELKVESNSGNIKVKLNNSANGDIKLKYTLKGETEQSEIVYKKKLVGWEKPNDPDNILEGLGKAWITKSKLEPGTKILVEHYDASGKKVDSLESYIIYKELEKSPERYTNIAWVDSTDTLSEVSMRKSLYKPYQVIFTNDYAEGTDDFYKDPKALPSDNTEFMKTTDKIQGYTKYDGGLIRMRTELLDDIALLGKTQALANEYDKDGNVTTDNSSKLTLKGANGEKEYRVYRYDIDLNKLGEISKAGTSARDVDAEGNNKLVLKKDMKLYFNASDGSSLPTELVESRVRTRVLFDTTDGKFADASTRSVRIAPDNVKYLEDAGYTANGFTGANVAEGTGDKFAENPTAEGKTFLGWVTEAGKAELGATTVKSDAFNKLSADKKFTSETPITTHQVVYAIYSDEKLVTFDANGGKFDDNSTTKTDDITDGVQAPTPTQEGKEFVGWASKPDAIEAEAGILDKVTEGQTVYAVWKDAKTQTDAQKNPAVDPTKTEVANKDKLTEDEKAKVVEEVKKANPEAKDVTVDDKGNATLTYEDGTTNEIPGEKTVTEKAKTDAEKNPAVDPTKTEVANKDKLTEDEKAKVVEEVKKANPEAKDVTVDDKGNATLTYEDGTTNEIPGEKTVTEKAKTDAEKNPAVDPTKTEVANKDKLTEDEKAKVVEEVKKANPEAKDVTVDDKGNATLTYEDGTTNEIPGEKTVTEKAKTDAEKNPAVDPTKTEVANKDKLTEDEKAKVVEEVKKANPEAKDVTVDDKGNATLTYEDGTTNEIPADKTVTEKAKTDVDKRPLQNEVDKKDDTKASDKYKNADQDKKDAYDKALEDAKKVLEDPNASQEDVNKAKDALTSAEEALNGKKTPEVDKSALQKEVAKENTTKDTDKYKNADQNKKDAYDKALEDAKKVLENPNASQEDVNKAKDALTAAEEALNGEKTPEVDKSALQKEVDKENTTKDTDKYKNADQDKKDAYNKALADAEKVLKDPNASQDDVNKAKQALEDAEKALNGESTSVDKKALEAEAAKKDTTKASDKYTNADQDKKDAYNKALADAEKVLQDPNASQDDVNKAKKALEDAEKALNGESTSVDKKALEAEAAKKDTTKASDKYTNADQDKKDAYNKALADAEKVLQDPNASQDDVNKAKKALEEAEKALNGKASDVSDNISPNLPGKTEVEDKDNLTEEEKGKVKEEVKKANPKAKDVDVDNKGNATLIYPDGSKNYISSDKTVSEKEKSIKDKTDAEGNLAVAPSKKLGVADKGNLTDAERREIADNVKKANPNAKEVIVDAQGKATLVYPDGSRNFIPASELIYEKAKGLVADKTVQTTNKTGKAANTNVKTGVESLTGVMATLATAVGGLFVSKKRKDDDR from the coding sequence ATGGATACTAATGACAAATTAGTGAAGATTATTGAGTACAAGAAACTCAAAGGATCTATCAGAAAACCAAAGTATGCAACCAGAAAGCTTTCTATAGGCTTAGTTTCATGCATGCTAGGTTACGCTTTACTAGTTTCTCCAACATCTGTTGAAGCTACTGAAGGAAACGCAAATGCAAAAACTGAAGTAGTAGAAAGAGGAGATATAGAAGAAGTAGAAACTCCTGATGAAGGAGAAGCTAAGGTTGAAGTTCCAGTAGCTACCCCGGAACCAGATGAAGAAGTTATAACAGAAGCTGATAATTTCAATGCAGAGCTTGAAAAGCTTACTGCAAAGGTAGGAGATAGCTCAATTGACTACAAAAAAGCAATCAAAAACCTACCAGAAGACGCTAAACTTACAGTAAAAGCTCCAGCAGACACCAAAGAAGCAGGAGAAAAGACTGTTGAAGCTACAATTACATTTGCTGATGGATCTGAAAAAGATCTTAAAATCACAGTTGATGTAAAGGCTGAGGAAAAACTTGAAAAAAGCAATGACGGAGCCGACAAAAAAGAAGTTCCAACAGAAGAACAAAGAAAACAAGACCTAGCTAACTACCTAACAAGGATAGAAAAATCTACAAATCAAGAAGAAATAGATGCTATTCTTGAAGAAGCAGCAGATAAATATAAAGATATTGATTTTGCTCCGTTATTAAATGCTGGTATTCAAATAAGTGAAAAGACAGAACCACAAGCCTTAAAAGAATCTAATCCTGATGAAAAAGAGTTTACAGAAGCAAAAGCAAAAGAAAATTGGGATCAAGAACTAAAAGACAAAGGTTATTGGAAATTAGCTGAAGGCCAAAGGTTTAGAAGAGTTTCAGCTAGTGACCCAGTAAGTATATATGATATTAATTATGATGGAACTTTTGCTGATGCAGAAGGTAACACAAATTTAAGATTTATATATAATGAATTAAATGGAGTTGGTTCCGGAGTCTGGCATAGAATTGTAGTTAACTTTGGTGATTTGACAGATAAAATTGATTTTGAAAAATCTTATGTTGTTGGTGAAGATGGAAAAACAACAGAAAAATTCTATGATGTTAATGGTGAAAAGCGTCTAGATATTACCAAATTATATAGTGGACCTAGGGCAGGCAAAAGAGTCAATTTCCCTATGAATATTGTTCTAAAGGATGGCAAATCTATTAATGAGATTCCAAAGGAAAATTATATAGTACAGTTAAGGTTAGTAAACAAAGCAAGACCAAATGTTGCAGAAGGAACAGAAATTTATACCTATGCACCTAAGGGAACTTCTGTTGACTACTCATCCTATACAAAGGTAACTTCTGTGGACTTATCAGATAACATTAGTTCAACAGTGTTAGAAGGACCAAAGCAAGAAAAAGGCGAAAGGATTGCCATCCAAAGGTCTTACATGTCAGAATTTATAGCAAATCCAAAAGAATATGATGACTCTACTCAAATAGGTATTTTAAGAACAGAATATCTAGGAAAAAGAGGTGGATCTATTGGTGAAAACATTAAAGATGTAGACGGTAAGCCGATTGGATTTGCACAAGTATTTGATGCAAAACTAGTTGATTATTTAAAAGAAGATACTAATGGTAATGTAGCCTATACAAATGTCCTTACTAACGATAGAAAACAAGGATCCTGGGTAAAGAAAATAGGAATTAAAAAAGCTGATATTACAATAAAAGATGGTCTAGCATATGTAGTTATTGCCAGAAATGATTCCGTAAATGCATTCAAAAATAATGAAATAAAGGCTGTTGGCGTTCCTACTCTTGACCAGTATATCAATCAATCTGGTATATATTTTTCATCTATAGATTATTTAATTGATAAGACAAAGTTGAACGAAGAGTTTACACCAGGCAAAAGAAAAACAGACTTTTCAATGGCTGCTGGTTGGGTAGAACCAAACACAAAGGGATGGACAATTTTTGAAAAAACATTTGACGAGGATTTTGTTGTACCTAAAGGGGAAAAGTATACTATCAACACAACAAACGTTCCTGAAGGCGGTCAAGTTATAATTCAAGTTGGGGATAAAAATCAGGCAATACTAAGAAATAAGCAGGGTTATTATAACAGTACAGTTTCTTTCTGGAAACAAGGGGTTGATTCAGTCGATGAAACTAGCCCTGGAACCTATGAATTCACATTAAGAGAAGGTGCCACAATAAAGAAGGGTGAAGGAATTAGAGTTCTCTTACCTGACACTCCTGATCATACTTCACCAGTAAGTTTTGTAAATCAACATAATGCAGATGGTGGAACCGAACTCAAAGTAGAATCAAATTCAGGAAATATTAAGGTTAAACTTAATAATTCTGCCAATGGAGATATCAAATTAAAGTACACTCTTAAAGGTGAAACAGAACAAAGTGAAATTGTATACAAAAAGAAGCTAGTAGGTTGGGAAAAGCCAAATGATCCTGATAATATCTTAGAAGGCTTAGGAAAAGCTTGGATAACTAAATCAAAGTTAGAGCCTGGTACAAAAATACTTGTAGAACATTATGATGCTAGTGGAAAAAAAGTAGATAGTCTGGAATCTTATATTATTTATAAGGAGCTAGAAAAAAGCCCAGAGAGATATACTAATATAGCTTGGGTTGATTCTACAGACACATTATCAGAAGTTTCAATGAGAAAATCATTATATAAACCATACCAAGTTATCTTTACAAATGACTATGCAGAAGGAACTGATGATTTCTACAAAGACCCTAAGGCTTTACCATCTGATAACACTGAATTTATGAAAACTACTGATAAGATTCAAGGTTATACAAAATATGACGGCGGATTAATCAGAATGCGTACAGAGCTTTTAGATGATATAGCACTTTTAGGTAAAACTCAAGCCCTAGCTAATGAATATGATAAAGATGGAAATGTCACAACAGACAATAGTTCTAAGCTTACATTAAAAGGAGCTAATGGAGAAAAAGAATATAGGGTTTATAGATATGATATCGATCTTAATAAACTAGGAGAAATTTCAAAAGCTGGAACATCAGCTAGAGATGTTGATGCAGAAGGAAATAACAAGCTAGTTCTTAAAAAAGATATGAAGCTCTATTTCAATGCATCAGACGGATCTTCCCTACCAACTGAGTTAGTTGAATCAAGAGTAAGAACAAGAGTATTATTCGATACAACAGATGGAAAGTTTGCTGATGCTAGCACAAGATCAGTAAGAATTGCTCCAGATAACGTGAAATATCTTGAGGATGCAGGATATACAGCAAACGGATTTACAGGTGCAAATGTAGCAGAAGGTACAGGAGATAAATTTGCTGAAAATCCAACAGCAGAAGGCAAGACATTCCTAGGTTGGGTAACTGAAGCAGGTAAAGCTGAACTAGGAGCAACAACTGTTAAATCAGATGCCTTCAATAAATTATCAGCAGATAAAAAATTCACATCAGAAACTCCAATAACTACTCACCAAGTTGTATATGCAATTTACTCAGATGAAAAATTAGTAACATTTGATGCTAATGGCGGTAAGTTTGACGATAATTCAACTACAAAGACAGATGATATAACTGACGGAGTTCAAGCACCAACACCAACTCAAGAAGGAAAAGAATTCGTAGGTTGGGCAAGCAAACCTGATGCAATAGAAGCTGAAGCAGGAATCTTAGATAAAGTAACAGAAGGACAAACTGTTTATGCTGTTTGGAAAGACGCTAAGACTCAAACAGATGCACAAAAGAATCCAGCAGTTGATCCAACTAAGACAGAAGTTGCAAACAAAGATAAGTTAACTGAAGACGAAAAAGCTAAAGTAGTTGAAGAAGTTAAGAAAGCAAACCCAGAAGCTAAAGACGTAACAGTTGATGATAAGGGTAATGCAACATTAACTTACGAAGATGGAACAACAAATGAAATTCCTGGAGAAAAGACAGTAACTGAAAAAGCAAAAACAGATGCTGAAAAGAACCCAGCAGTTGATCCAACTAAGACAGAAGTTGCAAACAAAGATAAGTTAACTGAAGACGAAAAAGCTAAAGTAGTTGAAGAAGTTAAGAAAGCAAACCCAGAAGCTAAAGACGTAACAGTTGATGATAAGGGTAATGCAACATTAACTTACGAAGATGGAACAACAAATGAAATTCCTGGAGAAAAGACAGTAACTGAAAAAGCAAAAACAGATGCTGAAAAGAACCCAGCAGTTGATCCAACTAAGACAGAAGTTGCAAACAAAGATAAGTTAACTGAAGACGAAAAAGCTAAAGTAGTTGAAGAAGTTAAGAAAGCAAACCCAGAAGCTAAAGACGTAACAGTTGATGATAAGGGTAATGCAACATTAACTTACGAAGACGGAACAACAAATGAAATTCCTGGAGAAAAGACAGTAACTGAAAAAGCAAAAACAGATGCTGAAAAGAACCCAGCAGTTGATCCAACTAAGACAGAAGTTGCAAACAAAGATAAGTTAACTGAAGACGAAAAAGCTAAAGTAGTTGAAGAAGTTAAGAAAGCAAACCCAGAAGCTAAAGACGTAACAGTTGATGATAAGGGTAATGCAACATTAACTTACGAAGACGGAACAACAAATGAAATTCCAGCAGACAAGACAGTAACTGAAAAAGCAAAAACAGATGTTGATAAGAGACCACTTCAAAATGAAGTAGATAAAAAAGATGATACAAAAGCATCAGACAAGTATAAGAATGCAGACCAAGATAAAAAGGATGCATACGACAAAGCACTAGAAGATGCTAAGAAAGTACTTGAAGATCCAAATGCAAGCCAAGAAGATGTCAACAAAGCTAAAGACGCTTTAACATCAGCAGAAGAAGCTTTAAACGGCAAAAAAACTCCAGAAGTAGATAAATCAGCACTTCAAAAAGAAGTAGCCAAAGAAAATACTACTAAGGATACAGACAAGTACAAAAATGCAGACCAAAATAAAAAGGATGCATACGACAAAGCACTAGAAGATGCTAAGAAAGTCCTTGAAAATCCAAATGCAAGCCAAGAAGATGTCAACAAAGCTAAAGACGCTTTAACAGCAGCAGAAGAAGCATTAAATGGAGAAAAAACTCCAGAAGTAGATAAATCAGCACTTCAAAAAGAAGTAGACAAAGAAAATACTACTAAGGATACAGACAAGTACAAGAATGCAGACCAAGACAAAAAGGATGCATACAACAAAGCACTAGCAGATGCCGAAAAAGTACTAAAAGATCCAAATGCAAGTCAAGACGATGTCAACAAAGCTAAGCAAGCACTAGAAGATGCAGAAAAAGCACTAAACGGTGAATCAACATCAGTAGATAAAAAAGCACTAGAAGCTGAAGCAGCTAAAAAAGACACAACAAAAGCATCAGATAAGTACACAAATGCAGACCAAGACAAAAAGGATGCATACAACAAAGCATTAGCAGATGCCGAAAAAGTACTACAAGATCCAAATGCAAGTCAAGACGATGTCAATAAAGCTAAGAAAGCGCTAGAAGATGCAGAAAAAGCACTAAATGGTGAATCAACATCAGTAGATAAAAAAGCACTAGAAGCTGAAGCAGCTAAAAAAGACACAACAAAAGCATCAGATAAGTATACAAATGCAGACCAAGACAAAAAGGATGCATACAACAAAGCATTAGCAGATGCCGAAAAAGTACTACAAGATCCAAATGCAAGTCAAGACGATGTTAACAAAGCTAAGAAAGCGCTAGAAGAAGCGGAAAAAGCACTAAATGGTAAAGCTAGTGACGTTTCTGATAATATTAGTCCAAATCTTCCAGGAAAAACAGAAGTAGAAGATAAAGACAACTTAACTGAAGAGGAAAAGGGTAAGGTTAAGGAAGAAGTTAAGAAGGCAAACCCTAAGGCTAAAGACGTTGACGTTGATAACAAGGGTAATGCAACTCTAATTTACCCAGATGGATCAAAGAATTATATCTCTTCTGACAAGACAGTAAGCGAAAAAGAAAAATCTATAAAAGATAAAACAGATGCTGAAGGTAACTTAGCAGTTGCACCAAGCAAAAAGCTTGGAGTAGCCGATAAGGGTAACTTAACAGATGCTGAAAGAAGAGAAATAGCTGATAATGTGAAGAAAGCTAATCCAAATGCAAAAGAAGTAATCGTTGATGCACAAGGAAAGGCAACATTAGTATATCCAGATGGATCAAGAAACTTCATCCCAGCAAGCGAATTAATCTACGAAAAAGCTAAGGGACTTGTAGCAGATAAAACTGTTCAAACAACAAACAAGACAGGCAAGGCTGCTAATACAAATGTTAAGACAGGAGTAGAGTCATTAACAGGAGTAATGGCAACACTAGCTACAGCAGTAGGTGGATTGTTCGTAAGCAAAAAAAGAAAAGACGATGATAGATAA
- the brnQ gene encoding branched-chain amino acid transport system II carrier protein, producing MNKRKKDILVSGLALFAIFFGAGNLIFPPYLGVSAGSGWFRTMLGFLLADPVIPILTVFITAFAGGRAVDIGKRVGSGFSKVLTLAAIICIGPAFAIPRTAATTYEVGFAPFFPNLPIWALTFVFFAITLLLSFKESNVVNIIGKYITPALLFFLLVLIVKAIVSPIGTPIENTKDGGFFVNGFYEGYQTLDAFASPLFTGIVVTDILRKGYGQGSRKDRRSFIIWVGLVASIFLAIVYGGLTYLGASASKVFSADDSRVDILVNLVYMLLGNFGKFALSIAVTLACLTTAIGLTSSAGNFIEELSGGKIKYSVTVVVVTVISYLLSSLGVDAIINLAVPVLTVGYPIIIALVFYMIFEKKIPYNMAYILMVVGVLITALIETFGKKFGLISLLDTIKSLPLAQFGFTWFIPSLVCFVIGYILGMMGLGKRREEDVKESMF from the coding sequence TTGAATAAGAGAAAAAAAGATATTTTAGTCAGCGGACTTGCGCTTTTTGCTATATTTTTCGGGGCAGGAAATTTGATATTTCCTCCATATCTGGGCGTAAGTGCTGGCAGCGGTTGGTTTAGGACTATGTTAGGTTTCCTTCTTGCCGACCCTGTTATACCAATTTTAACTGTATTTATAACTGCCTTTGCAGGCGGGAGAGCTGTCGATATTGGAAAGCGTGTTGGTTCTGGATTTTCCAAGGTCCTAACCCTTGCTGCAATAATCTGTATAGGACCTGCCTTTGCGATTCCTAGGACAGCTGCAACTACATATGAGGTGGGCTTTGCCCCATTTTTCCCTAACCTTCCGATTTGGGCCCTTACTTTTGTATTTTTCGCTATTACCCTCTTGCTCTCTTTTAAGGAGAGTAATGTGGTAAATATTATCGGCAAATATATTACACCTGCCTTGCTTTTCTTCCTTTTGGTTTTGATAGTAAAGGCTATAGTAAGTCCTATTGGTACTCCTATAGAAAATACTAAGGATGGTGGATTTTTCGTAAATGGTTTCTACGAAGGTTATCAGACTCTGGACGCTTTTGCATCTCCCCTATTTACCGGTATTGTGGTGACAGATATCCTTAGGAAAGGCTATGGACAAGGCTCTAGGAAAGATAGAAGGTCCTTTATCATCTGGGTGGGACTAGTAGCTTCCATATTTCTAGCTATAGTTTACGGTGGTCTAACCTACCTTGGAGCTAGTGCGAGCAAGGTCTTTAGTGCAGATGATTCTCGTGTAGATATTTTAGTAAATCTTGTCTATATGCTTTTAGGTAATTTCGGCAAGTTTGCCCTAAGCATAGCGGTAACTCTAGCCTGTCTTACTACAGCGATTGGTCTTACTTCATCAGCTGGAAACTTCATCGAAGAGCTTAGTGGAGGTAAGATTAAGTATAGTGTGACAGTAGTTGTTGTCACTGTGATTAGTTATTTGCTTTCAAGCCTAGGCGTAGATGCTATAATAAATCTAGCTGTACCAGTCCTAACTGTGGGTTATCCTATAATAATTGCCCTAGTCTTCTATATGATTTTCGAAAAGAAGATTCCTTACAATATGGCCTATATATTGATGGTAGTCGGGGTATTAATTACAGCCCTTATAGAAACTTTCGGAAAGAAATTCGGATTAATTTCCCTACTTGATACGATAAAATCACTTCCTCTAGCACAGTTCGGCTTCACTTGGTTTATCCCATCTCTAGTATGCTTTGTGATAGGCTATATCCTAGGCATGATGGGTCTTGGCAAAAGGCGAGAAGAGGATGTTAAGGAAAGTATGTTTTAG